A region of the Kiritimatiellia bacterium genome:
CGAACCGCTCCTTCCAGATGCGCTTCGTGACGAGGCGCGGCGGTAACTGCTGCTTCGCCAGGAACTCCGGGTGAACGCGCACGACGAGAGTCTCCTCGTAGTAGGAGCGGTTGAAGATGCCGATCCGCCCGCGTTCCGGCAGGTTCTTGAGACAGCGCCACAGGAAATCGTGGTCCAGTTCCTCGGCGGACGGCGCCTTGAAGGAGAACACCTGGCAGCCCTGGGGGTTGATGCCGGACATGACGTGCTTGATCGCGCCATCCTTGCCCGCGGCGTCCATCGCCTGGAAGATCAGCAGGACGGCCCACTGGTCCTGCGCGTAGAGCCGGTCCTGCAGGTCCGCCAGGGCCTCGACGCCCGTGCGCAGCCCCTCTTTCGCCTTCTCCTTGTCCCCCTTCTTGAACCAGAGCGTGTCCCCGGGATCCACGTCCTTGAGCCGGAACTTCTTCCCGGACTCCACGCGGAACGGATCGGACAACCGGCGCGCGATCTCCAGCAGTTTCTTGTCGTTCATGTTTTCGCGTCTTTCGTGGTTCCTATTTCTCTCCGAGCGGCACCTCCGGCTCCGCCGCGCCCAGTTGCAGCAGGCTGATCACCGCGGCGGCGATGACGGGGCCGAGCACGATCCCGACGAACCCGAAGGCCGCCACGCCGCCGAGCAGGCTGATGAACACCACGAGGCCGTTCATCCGGGTCTTGCCGCTGACGAGGGCCGGACGCAGGAAATTATCCAGCCCCCCGACCACGGCG
Encoded here:
- a CDS encoding polyphosphate kinase 2 family protein; this translates as MNDKKLLEIARRLSDPFRVESGKKFRLKDVDPGDTLWFKKGDKEKAKEGLRTGVEALADLQDRLYAQDQWAVLLIFQAMDAAGKDGAIKHVMSGINPQGCQVFSFKAPSAEELDHDFLWRCLKNLPERGRIGIFNRSYYEETLVVRVHPEFLAKQQLPPRLVTKRIWKERFEDIRDVERHLFRSGVLVRKFFLHVSKKEQKKRFLERLDRPEKNWKFSASDVAEREHWDEYMAAYEDMVRHTATPEAPWFVVPADNKWFTRIVVAAAVGEALASLKLHYPVVGEAKRRELAAARRRLEG